The Cervus canadensis isolate Bull #8, Minnesota chromosome 24, ASM1932006v1, whole genome shotgun sequence nucleotide sequence GGTCCGCCTCCGATGGATGGATCAGGAAGGCAGTTCTGGCGGGAGGGAGGATGCTTCCCGGGAGGCGGGGGGAAGCCGTGCTGCGGTGGGGGCTGTGGGCCCAGCTGCCATGcggtgggggagggctggggccaGTCCAGGTCGGGAAGGACGAGGGGAAACCCCCGCCCCGCCAGCAGCCCCGGCTCTGGTGGGAGAGTCCGTGGTGGGACGGGCACCGCCCGCTGGCCCCCCAGTGCTACTGGCCCTTGGGGATGAAAGGCTCTCCCTCCCCAGGCTCAGGGTGGGGGCCTGGGTCACTGAGGCAGCGCTGTATCCTCTGAGAGCTGGGGCTGTCGCTAGGCGCCGGGGTGAAGACGTCGTCGGTGCCTGGGGACGAGGGCTCCTTGGTCCGCATCGTGAGGCCCTCGTCGGGGTCCTcatcgtcctcctcctcctcggccaGCCTCCCCGGATCCCGGCTCAGCCCCAGGACCTTGCCCTTCAGCTCCTCGTTCACCAGGTCCACGGACTCGGGCGACTGCGGGGAGGCCGGGTCGATGGTGATCACAGGCAAGTCGGCCTTGGGCTCATAGGCCAATGGGTCTGCGAACCAAGAGCAAGGTGCAAGCTGGCTTCCGCCCCCGAGCCCTCCCAGTGTGTGGCCCACCTCTGCCCGCAAAGAGCCTGCCTGTGAGTGCGGTGATCCTGCTATGCTTCAAATCACTCCACACGGGCCTTTTATGAGCCCTGCCACCTGGCCAATAGTTCCTCCTCCCCTCGGACTGCACTCTCCCAGGTAGGACTGTGCTCCCCTGCTCAGCCCTGGGGCTCCCACAGGAGTCCTTGCTTGGACGAAGAGTTCAGACTCCCTCCCGAGTCACCCGTCCTGGAAGGCCTGCCCTTGGTCCCGGACATGTCAGAAAGCCCAATAGTGCAGCCCCCTCCGGCCTCCCCAGTGGGCACCCGGCTCCTCAGCATGAGCCTCCCCATGGAGCACTCTGTCCCTGGGGAGGACAGCAGGGCCACTCTTCTGGGGGGGCCCCCCCCTCTTGTGAACCCCCAACTCCACCTGATATAGGAGGAGTTCACGGCTTGGGAAGAAGGCAGGGCCGGAGAAGCCCGTCCTCTCTGCAGACCCTCTGAGGCCCGGGCCCTGTTGGAGCCTCATCTTCAGGAGACAGTGGCCCCGTGCCCAGCCTCAAGGCCCATCGCCAGGGCCCCCCGCGCCCTGCCTTACCTGAGCCGATGCGGGCCCGCGACATGGTGGGCGAGTCCAGCTTGTGGGCTGGCACCGTCAAGTAGTTGTTGATCTGACAGAGGAAGAGCAGACGGGGTTGGGGGATGGGAGGTGAGCAGAGGCGGCCCCTCTGGACGGCGCCCCGGGCCGTGGCCGCACACCCTCCTTTGTGTGCCCGGGGCGCCCGCTCCCTCTCCACCCATGCCTGTGGCGAGCCTGGGCCAGTGCTGGGTCCTGAGGGCTTGGCCCAGCTTCTTGTCAGGCTCTGGGATGACCTTGAACACCCATGTCTGTTCAAGGGTGTTGAACAGACCTGTCCCACCTCTCCCATGGGGACACCGGCCCAGCCTCTAGCTCCAGCCCTCATCTGCCGCTGAGGACAGGCCCACGTAGTCAACTCAGGATGTCACCCAGGCCCTGGACAACCCCCGGGATTCCCAGTGGAACACGCTCCGACTGAACTCAGCTTATCTTCCTTCCAAACCGGCTCCTGCCTCAGTGTCCCCTCAGCCACCCCACCCGCCTACCCCAATCAAAGGCCAGACGTGACCCCTgcctccttttccccttccctgGGTCCCACCTCAAACTGGTAACCAAGTCTCGCCACTTGACCTCCTCAATGTCCCTTGAATCTgcctgctcctcccctccccccgccaccccacgAGTCCACCCACACCCCTTCCCATGTGCTTCCCTTCTGAGAACCCTTCATGACTTCTCCATGCTTTGGAAGGAAGCCCAAACCTTTAACGCCCATTGAAAGCTTCCTTGAAAGCTGAGCCCCTCAGCCTGTGGTCAGGAACTTAGGCATAGTTTCTTCCCTTCTGCctggccctgccccagcccacaCTCCCGCCCCTGTGACTCTCATTCCTAAGCGCACTCTGACCACTTCCTTGTTCGAGGTGCTCAGAGCCCCTTGCACTTCCGGTTCTGCCCGGGGCCACTGCGTGCGGGCCACTGCGTTCGAAGCTCCGCAAGGGAGGGACTGGGCTGATTCACCATCCGATTCACGGAGGCAATTCTGCCGCTTGGCACTTAGGGAGAGCTCCACAAATATTTtcctgaatgagtgaatgaaggcATGTATGTCTTACTTTCTGAttcttagttttccttttctgagccttagttttcctttcctctgagccttagttttctcactaGAAAATGAGAGGTTAGAGCAGGTGGATAGACTCTTCTAGATCTGATACCCgaggacacagtggggaagggggGCCTCTTTGCTGCTCTGAGTGGAGAAGAGGTGGAGAAGGCAGCTTTCTGGAACCCTCCCTGGGCCCCAGCCTTTGAAACACgtggggtttgtgtgtgtgttcagttgctaagttgtgtctgactctttgcaaccccatggacaggggagcctggagggctacagtccatggaattttccaggcaagaacactggaggaggCTAAAACACCAGATGGGAGTGGCTCTGTCTCCCAGAgggctgggtggtggtggtgtaggcAGAGGAAGAGCCCAGGTTCCCAGAGAAAGGCGGGAGCTGGCTCCAGCTCCGGACACACCTTCTGCTCCAGTTGCCGGGCCTTCTGTCTCCGGAGCAGCATCTGGTTCCAGGCCTCCTCGTAGGGGTCGGCCACCAGCGTGTGTCTGTTGTAGGACCGCAGCTGTGGGAGGGACAGCTGTCAGGCAGGCCCGGCCAGGCCCTGGAAGCTGGGCCTGGAGGGGTTGGGGTGGCTCTGGGCACGTGGTGcggaggagggtggggtggggttggggagggggatgcTCCTCTGCAGTAAGTGAGGTGGGCTGGGCGGGGAGCAGCCCCTCACCCGCTGCCTGGTCTTCTGCAAGTTGTTCCTCAGGATTTTGCGGATCTCTTCTTCCTTGTCCTTGGACAGTGCTGGCAGGATGCGCTCGGCCGGCAGGGACTTGGGGTGGATGTTCCTGGGATAACGGGGCACAGATTAGAAAATTCCTGGGACTCTGGGGGCTGGGCCAGGGTCAGAAGGGTCCCCTGGGGATGAACTGGTTGGGCGCGCCAAGCCTTGGGTCCTCAGTGTGGCCTGCCCGCCTGGTGAAATGACCCAGGGGCCCACTCCAGGTGGGTGTTGAGGGGTCGGCGTGTGGCTTGCAGAAGCGGCCGGGGTTGGCCACTAGCACTCACTGCATGGAGACGGTGGAGACGGCCGACGGGATCTTGCCCATGCCCCCACTTTCCACCAGCTCGATGGCCTGCTTCATCTCCATCTTGTGGTAGAAAGCGATCAGCTGGGGCTCCTTGGAGCGCTCGCCAGCTATCAGACACTTCTTCACGTACTTCTTATTAAAGCGGTTGAGCCtggtgggaggcgggaggagaTGGGTGAAGCCGGCTCCTGCGATGGGACGATGCCCAGGCCCCCGGGGGGAGACCCTTACCTGCCCCTTCCCACCCTCTTGCCCACCAGGCCTGCCACCTACTTGTCTTTCCAGTGGTGGTGGCCGTAGTGGCCACAGATGTCCTCGATGCCTGTCAGAAGGTGGTCCAGGAACTGAAACGTGCCCAGGGCCAGGTCAAGCCTCACTACTCGGCTCCTTCCGGACCAAGACTCCTGAATGGGCCCCCCCACCTTCCACCCAAGTGCTGCTCTGCTCAGCCCAACCCTGTAGTTTCAGAAGCAGCCAGGAGGTGGCACCCAGACCCCACTCATCCTGAACCTCTGTGGACCCCTCCAGCCCTCTGTCACTGGGGCCCGGCTGAACCCCCTTCTCTGAACCCACTTGTGCCGAGCACCTGGGACAGGTTCCTGCAGAGGCAGAGACCGCATGACGCCCCCACCTCAGGTTCCTGGCTGCTCACACCGCCCCGCCCTATGGGGCGACCTGGTGACCTCAGGAGGCGGAAGGACCACCCCGGCACTggatgagggaggaggggctgactGAGGTCATGGATGCAAGGCCTAGCTGACCCCCCGCTCCCTAAGCCTCCTCCTGCAACACAGGGCCCAGGCCCAGCTTCCGGTACCTGCGTGTGGATCTCCTCGTTAATAGATCGCTTcgtttcttgctttttcttcacaGCCAGCAGGTCTACCAGGGGCCGAATGGTCATGCCCTGGGGGGCGGGTGGGTGTCAGGCAGTCCAGTTCTGCCACCCTGGCGGGGAGGCCACAGAGGTCCCCCACCCTAAGGTCCCTGAGACTGGGATGCCCTTGGCTCTGACGTCCCCAATCTCCCAACATCCAAGCTGCACTTATATTAAGCCCACTTCTTCCTGAAGACATAACTAGGGGTTTCACATCCAGCCAAGGGACTCACACACAGGTCATCTAGCCTGGGCCAGAGTTCAAGCGTGAGCTCCACCACAAATGTGTTCTGTCACCCCAGGGAAGTCAGGCCTGCCTAACTGGGAGGACCACGTCTGCTCTGGCCCCCTTGCAGGTTTGTGACCCAGAAGGACCTAGTAAGAACAGCAGTAGCTAATCTAACTATACACTTGTCTAGTGCCAGGGCCAGTGGTGTTTTTACTAGAATTAGCATTTCAATACCTACAATGACCCTAAGAGGTAAGCCCCTTCCTTgaccccattgtacagatgaggaaactgaggctgagggagGCTGAGTAACTTCCTAAGGTCTCACAGAAGTAGTAAagcaggattcaaactcaggcaggGAGGTCCCTACCTCAATGCTGCATTCATTAAAAACTGACTTAGTAAACCATCAGCATTTACAACTGCAAAATCAAGGtgataaaatgtttttgaagatGGAAGTAGGGCAAGACAACCAAAGAGGTAGCCTGTTCTCCTTTTAAAAGACAGAAGGCAAGTCCAGCCCCAGGAAGTTTGCTCTATACTGTTttctccggagaaggcaatgattCTTCCCATTGAGGGCTTGTCCAGGGTTACTATTCAGGAAAGGTGGAGGGGGTGGTAGAGAAACACATAGAGCAAACACACAGATGAAGTGTTTctcacttgcccaaagtcacggGTCAGATAACGAGAAATGATTTACATCATCTCAGGCTGGGCTCCCTCAGGGACTCAAGGGGTGGGTGAGGTTCTCGGCTAAGCCTGGGTTGTTCAAATGCATAGAAATCATGGCCAGTAGCTGGAAGGATTCTTCAGGATCATCCGgtccagtcccttcacttcacaGATGGGGATCTGAGAGCCAGAGATGGGAGGAGAATCTTTCCGAGGTCACACTGATAGCAGCAGAGCTCAGGAGAGCTCTGGCTAACGACCTCCTACTGCGTAGCTCAGGGACCTTTCTGCCTTTCCAGTCCCCGTGGTGTGCTACTGTCCCCATTTGATTGATGGAGAAGCTGAGACCCTAAGATATTAAACCGCTTCCctaactctaggagttggtgatggacagggaggcctggcgtgctgcggttcatggggttacagagtcggacatgactgagcagctgaactgaactaaatcccTACCGTGAGCTTCATGGCCCTGCTGAGTGGACCCGCCCCTGTTGATGCTACCTGGGCTCCTAACTAAGCTGGGCAGCACCACTCCACAAGGACGCGTGATCCAACCCTCCCTTTACAACTGAGCACAGTGAGGCCCACAAAGGTGCAGAGGCTTGTCCGGGGCTGCCTGAGGTACTGGGGGAGCTGGAACTACAACCCATGCTCCccgccaccccctgccccatccccgcTCGGTCATGTGCTTCCTCTTTCCTGGCAGAGTCAGGGTCCCCGGGCAGGGTTGCTCCACCCTGTCCAGCACCTGCACAAAGACGGTGAAAAAGATGACGGTGATGATGGCCGTGAGGAACAGGTCACACATAGGGAAGTGCTTCTTGTCCAGGAGGTAGCCCAGGGAGAAGGCGATGGCCCCTCGCAGGCCCCCGTAGGCGATGATGAACTGGTCCTTGGGGGTCAACTTCACGATGCGGAACTTGTTGATAAACCAGGTCAGGCCCAGCACGCCTGCCAGGGAGGGGAAGCAAGGGGTCAGACTGTCCCAGCCCCTCACGGCTTCTGCAGCTGGGAGATTTCTCTGTCTGGAGGAAGCCTCCATTGGTAAACCCACCCAGCTCACTCATATCTCAGGTCCCTCAGTTCAAGGTGCTCTAATCCCTCCATCCAAGAGTTGGGTGGATCTTTGAGGGGGTCCCTCAACCTGGGTATACTTTAGAGACATTACAGACGCCtccaggggctggagggcaggAGGGTATCAGGAAAAGAGATGAGACGAGACTGGCTTCAAGTTGATACCTATTAAATATGATAGGTACACGGGGCCTACTTTTCtatgtgtttgaaattttctgtaataaaaagttgtttaaaaatgctagggcttccctggtggtccagtggttaagacttcatgcttgcACTGCAGAGAGCAGGAGTTCAATtcttggttgaggaactaagatcgtACGTgcagcatggccagaaaaaaaaaaaattgcagagggaggtcGGAGTCCAATCTCAAGCCCATAGACCCAGGATCTCCAGAGGATGAGGCCCAGGATGAAAGGGTTTTTAAGACAGCACAAGTTAAGTGCCATGCCCAGACCTAACCTCAGAGAGGAGGTGAGATCCATGGGTGGAAGCCACACGGTCACCGACGTAATGTGTATCTGGAAGGTGAAGCAGCTGCCCAAGGGCCTGAGGCCTGGTGCCCAGGGGTGGCCTGGTGTGCCCCGGGGCTGGCAGCCTCGGTTGGGAGGCGCTGCAGAAGACTCCGCAGGTGCCAAAGTCACACGTGGGAAGAGGCGGTGCAAAGACCACAGGCCTGAACACAGATCTGGCTCTGGGGGCCTCAGTCCCCTCCTCAGATACGGAGTGGCTCAGAGTCCCAGGGCTGCTGAGGCCTCTTCCACCCGCACACCATGGCTGTCTCCCCTCCGGGAGCGCAGCCCTCTGTCCTCTCCAGGGCCCATCAGGGCCTCAGCGCTGCGGGGAGCAGAGTGGGGAAGCCCCCTGTCCTGAGGTGGGTCGGGAGCAGCCCGGAGCCAAGCCCGCCACCTCTGCACACAGCGTGCACCCAGCTGCCACGCGCGCACACACCCCTCCCTGGGCCCACGACTCACCCAGCACTCGGGCGATGAGGCAGAAGAGAAGGGTGCTGATGACAAACGTCCAATTCCAGTGGTGGGAGCCGGCCACGGTGGAGACACCCAGGAAGATGAAGATGAGGGTTTCACTGACGCTGCTCCACATTTTGAGGAAATACTTGATGGTCGTGTGGGACTTGTGGGAGATGTTGGCCTCCACGTAGGGGCGCATCACCACGCCCGAGGCAATGAGTCTGGGGGTCAGGGGAGGAAAGAGTGGGGAGCAGGGTTCAGAGTCGAGCCGCACCCTCCCAGGGCACCTCCTGCACCAGGGAGGCGGGCAGGGGCCGGGCGCCTGAGCCCCTCTCGTGGGTCATATGCCCCTGCCGGCTTCCAACCCCTGTTCTCAATCCTCTCAGCCAACCCTGCAGAGGCGGGCATATTCTggcattttccagatgagagatCTGATCCATGCAGAAATAAAGTCACCTGCCCATGGTCATACTGCCAGGGAGTGGCAGAGCTAAGATACGAACATAAAAAGTTCTGCCCGGTTCCTAAGCCTGGGCCTTCTCCCCGAGGCCACACGGTCTCTCCACCTCACCTCAGGTCTCTGGCCATAGGTTTATTCTCCAGAGTGTGGTGTCCCCTTAACACCTGGGGGTCCCCACAGGGAGCTGTCTTCCGAGCGGCAGCCCAAGCCCTTCCCAGCCAGGCACCCACACTCGGGCTCCACTCCCACTGGCCCAGCCTTCTCATTGTCAGCCCCCATCCCCGTCCCCCAATCCAGCCTTGGCACTTCCAGTGACCTCCCCTAGTGGGAGCACCTTGACACAGCTTCCCCCCCATCCCACCAACCCCGACTGCAAGATGCAGCTGGGGTCTCAGGACCCCCACAGCAATGGAAGCCCCGAGCCCCCTCACTAGAGCTGCTGAGAGGAGCAGTGGGCCCTAGTGCCTGCATCCGGCGACCGCCAAGGGGCTTCCTTTGTAACGAAAGAATGGAACAGCTGGGCTGAGGCTTTCCAGAACCttaaactccatgcttccaggcAGCCCCAAGACCTGAAGCCTGGATCCGGGGGACTGGGCCCTGGGGAGCTCCCTTTGACCCTCCAAGCCTGGGGGATCTGAGTTGGCAGCCCCCCCCAAAGCCATGCCCAAACTCACGCCATGATGCCCGACAGGTGGAAGAGCTCGGCCGACAGGTAGGCCATGTAGCTGTAGAGGAAGACGAAGAGCGGCTCGATGACGCGGATATGGGAGGTGAAGCGGGAGGTGAAGGCTGCGATGACCCCGTAGACCACGCCCACGAACACCCCGCCCAGGGACACCACGAAGAAGCTCAGGAAGCCAAGGATGATGTCCACGATGCCCACGCGGTCGTAGTTGGCAAACTCCTCAAAGAGGTGATACAGAACCTGCGAAGGGTGTGCAGGCTGGTCGGCAGGATTGTAGGCACCCTGCCCCGTGGCTCCCGGGGCTCACCCAGGGTGGGGCCCTGCCCCGTGGCTCCCGGGGCTCACCCAGGGTGGGGCCCTGCCCCGTGGCTCCCAGGGCTCACCCAGGGTGAGGCCCTGCCCCGTGGCTCCCGGGGTTCACCCAGGGTGGGGCCCTGCCCCGTGGCTCCTGGGGTTCACCCAGGGTGGGGCCCTGCTCCGTGGCTCCTGGGGTTCACCCAGGGCGATTCTGTCCCCTCTGTTGACCGCAGCCAAGAGGTGGCAGAGGGGTCTGGGGGCCAGAGGGTCTTTGGGCCTGCAGCGGGCTGTGCAGAAAAAGAGCCCAGCTCTGCAGCCAAACCACCTGGGTTGAAATTCTGACTCTGCTGCTCCCCAACTATACACATGGAGCAAATGACTCAATCTCCCTGTGCTTCCGTTTTCCTGTCCAGAAAATGGGGACAATAGTACCGACCTCACAGGGCTACTGTGAGATTCAATTAGTTAATGAAGGCAAGTTGCCTATCACAGCATTAGCTGCTATTCACCAAGCTCATCATGCACGTCCCTGCCTGGATTTTGGTCTTTCCTTTAGCACAAAGCTGGGAAAATTCAGATAATGAACTAGAACAGGACTTCTTAACTTCTGAAGCTTTCTAAAAATACACTCG carries:
- the SLC9A1 gene encoding sodium/hydrogen exchanger 1, encoding MLLWSGASGLPPPRIFPSLLVVVALVGLLPVLRSHGLQPSPTASTIRGSEPPRERSIGDVTTAPPELAPESRPVNHSFAEHSPKARKAFPVLGIDYQHVRTPFEIALWILLACLMKIGFHVIPTISSIVPESCLLIVVGLLVGGLIKGVGETPPILQSEVFFLFLLPPIILDAGYFLPLRQFTENLGTILIFAVVGTLWNAFFLGGLMYAVCLVGGEQINNIGLLENLLFGSIISAVDPVAVLAVFEEIHINELLHILVFGESLLNDAVTVVLYHLFEEFANYDRVGIVDIILGFLSFFVVSLGGVFVGVVYGVIAAFTSRFTSHIRVIEPLFVFLYSYMAYLSAELFHLSGIMALIASGVVMRPYVEANISHKSHTTIKYFLKMWSSVSETLIFIFLGVSTVAGSHHWNWTFVISTLLFCLIARVLGVLGLTWFINKFRIVKLTPKDQFIIAYGGLRGAIAFSLGYLLDKKHFPMCDLFLTAIITVIFFTVFVQGMTIRPLVDLLAVKKKQETKRSINEEIHTQFLDHLLTGIEDICGHYGHHHWKDKLNRFNKKYVKKCLIAGERSKEPQLIAFYHKMEMKQAIELVESGGMGKIPSAVSTVSMQNIHPKSLPAERILPALSKDKEEEIRKILRNNLQKTRQRLRSYNRHTLVADPYEEAWNQMLLRRQKARQLEQKINNYLTVPAHKLDSPTMSRARIGSDPLAYEPKADLPVITIDPASPQSPESVDLVNEELKGKVLGLSRDPGRLAEEEEDDEDPDEGLTMRTKEPSSPGTDDVFTPAPSDSPSSQRIQRCLSDPGPHPEPGEGEPFIPKGQ